The proteins below are encoded in one region of Chitinophagales bacterium:
- a CDS encoding VTT domain-containing protein produces MESLHDFFELILNSKKLIHYGGLSLIVLIVFIETGLFFGFFLPGDYLLFTAGLLCGTQDLEVGIFTLLTSVTVAAIAGDYAGYASGKLAGDKLFQRDDSLLFKRSHLEKTKIFLKKYGPQSLIAGRFLPVIRTFAPILAGAAQVDLKKFTLYNISGAILWVWSLIPLGYFLGSRYPGIIDYIEYIIIALILLTTSALVREVYKSKRMKLTPANNTVR; encoded by the coding sequence ATGGAAAGCCTTCATGATTTTTTTGAATTGATACTGAATTCTAAAAAGCTCATTCACTATGGCGGACTCAGCCTGATAGTATTGATTGTGTTTATCGAAACAGGCCTGTTCTTCGGGTTCTTTCTGCCCGGCGATTATCTGCTTTTTACCGCAGGATTGCTTTGCGGCACACAGGATCTGGAGGTGGGGATTTTTACCCTGCTCACTTCGGTTACGGTTGCAGCCATTGCCGGCGATTATGCAGGTTATGCTTCCGGAAAACTGGCGGGTGACAAACTATTCCAGCGCGATGACTCTTTACTTTTTAAGCGGTCGCACCTCGAGAAGACAAAAATCTTCCTGAAAAAGTACGGTCCGCAATCGTTGATAGCCGGCAGGTTCTTGCCGGTTATCAGAACCTTTGCGCCGATTCTCGCAGGGGCCGCACAGGTTGATCTGAAAAAATTCACACTTTATAATATTTCCGGGGCCATTCTTTGGGTCTGGTCGTTGATTCCATTAGGTTATTTTCTCGGCTCCAGGTATCCCGGCATAATCGATTATATCGAATACATCATTATTGCTTTAATCCTGCTCACGACTTCAGCTTTGGTTCGTGAAGTATACAAGTCAAAGCGAATGAAATTAACTCCTGCAAACAACACGGTCCGATAA
- a CDS encoding zf-TFIIB domain-containing protein, whose protein sequence is MNCPSCNTTLVMSQRQQVEIDYCPKCRGVWLDRGELDKIISRSFHQDDQESDGGSRYDRRADEDRRSVPKHYGKKRESFLSDLFDF, encoded by the coding sequence ATGAACTGTCCGTCCTGCAACACCACCCTTGTAATGTCACAGCGCCAGCAAGTTGAAATAGATTATTGCCCCAAGTGCCGCGGAGTCTGGCTCGATCGCGGCGAACTCGATAAAATCATCAGCAGAAGCTTTCACCAGGATGATCAGGAATCTGATGGTGGCAGCCGTTATGATAGAAGAGCTGATGAAGACAGGCGCAGCGTACCGAAGCACTACGGGAAGAAAAGAGAATCCTTCCTGAGCGATCTTTTTGATTTTTAA
- a CDS encoding TetR/AcrR family transcriptional regulator, producing MELQVVIRVNDKLFLRDPNESELGKKILRYSVDLIHNVGFEAFTFRKLADEIGTTEAGIYRYFNNKHRLLMYLVSWYWSWLEYQLMVSTNNIPDPELKLKRIIQLLVSEEAKDFSNDFIDRKKLYEIVNVEGVKSYLTKKVYDDNKAKLFQPYKDLCARIADIFKEINPKYRYPRSLSSTLLEMAHFQKFFMLHLPALTDFGEKPDAKQVVGFLESMVMSCLKKEPAIQLKAKKPRL from the coding sequence ATGGAATTACAGGTTGTCATCCGGGTAAACGATAAGCTTTTCCTGAGAGATCCCAACGAGTCGGAGCTGGGAAAGAAAATTCTCCGTTACAGCGTAGACCTTATTCATAACGTGGGTTTTGAAGCATTCACTTTTCGAAAGCTCGCTGATGAAATTGGCACCACGGAAGCCGGCATCTACCGCTACTTTAATAATAAACACCGGCTGCTGATGTACCTGGTGAGCTGGTACTGGAGCTGGCTGGAATACCAGTTAATGGTTTCCACGAATAATATCCCGGATCCGGAACTGAAACTGAAACGCATTATTCAGTTACTCGTGAGCGAAGAAGCAAAGGACTTCAGCAACGATTTCATCGACAGGAAAAAGTTATATGAGATCGTGAATGTGGAAGGTGTGAAATCCTACCTGACGAAAAAGGTGTACGATGACAACAAGGCAAAGCTTTTTCAACCCTACAAGGATTTATGCGCCCGGATAGCGGATATCTTCAAAGAAATCAATCCCAAATACCGTTATCCAAGGTCATTATCCAGTACTTTGCTGGAGATGGCACATTTTCAGAAATTTTTTATGCTGCATCTTCCTGCCCTCACCGATTTCGGGGAAAAACCGGATGCGAAACAGGTAGTTGGTTTCCTGGAAAGCATGGTGATGAGTTGCCTGAAAAAGGAGCCGGCGATTCAGCTAAAGGCGAAAAAGCCCAGGCTGTAA
- a CDS encoding TonB-dependent receptor: MKQISVLQYLSIVKIAAACCLFIPAVAFSQATATLKGLVLDGQSHEAVIGANLFLLSSKAIGTSTDQEGKFTLLLPPGNQTLVCSYLGYVSDTFTVVLEEGKTSSYNVLLTLESKLLDNIVVSAGKYEQRLEDITVSMELLKPKIIEARNTTNVTQVLEQVPGLNILDDEPQIRGGSGFAFGVGTRVLSMIDGIPIITGDAGKTNWSFIPIENLNQVEVIKGAASVLYGSSALSGTINFLTAYPTAPHETKIRLYSGFYSAPSNAAAKWWNGAANYSGLNMSHAIKTKLFDVMLGGQLLYDHNYIGPPVVDPSLPFSQDSLSNSDIGDRSGRFNFNFRYRPANVDGLSMGLNGNVMLEHSNFSLVWGDDSAKIYRAFPSTLTISDSWQFYLDPFITYYKPSGLRHQAKARIYFTNSDNSNSQSTSSENYYAEYNVSKALADIGAMHFTAGFVTNQSYVHAELYSSSGLPDNHLQNYALFVQLDKKFWDVLNISAGFRGEYFQINATENTVKPIVRAGLNLQLAKKSFLRFSYGQGYRYPTITEKYISTSVGGITIFPNPDLQPETSWNAELGIKQGFRIAQFMGFVDLATFWQEYFNTIEYNYALWEPQLAGFKFVNTGHTRVRGIELSLSGDGQLSQAVGLTVMAGYTYTLPQAVEPHFEYAYDNPSEGFIPKPLSYVSTSSDTTNYILKYRFQHIFKVDAEVSWKSFALGASERYYSFMQNIDQTFFDLDRPGLLPTGITNYREVHNGGTWVMDMRLGYIIKKNYRIAIVASNIFNKEYSLRPVKIESMRTIALQLRADI, from the coding sequence ATGAAACAAATAAGTGTATTGCAATACTTATCTATTGTGAAAATTGCGGCTGCCTGCTGTCTCTTCATCCCTGCTGTGGCTTTCAGCCAGGCAACAGCAACGTTAAAAGGCCTGGTGCTCGACGGGCAATCGCATGAAGCGGTGATTGGCGCCAACCTCTTCCTGCTTTCCTCCAAAGCAATCGGTACATCAACTGACCAGGAAGGAAAATTCACATTGTTGCTGCCACCCGGAAATCAGACACTGGTCTGTTCTTACCTTGGCTACGTCAGTGATACGTTCACCGTTGTGCTGGAAGAAGGAAAGACCAGTAGCTACAACGTGCTGCTAACGCTGGAATCGAAACTGCTCGACAATATTGTTGTTTCCGCCGGTAAGTATGAACAACGGCTGGAAGATATCACCGTATCCATGGAATTGCTGAAGCCGAAGATCATCGAAGCGCGCAATACCACCAATGTGACGCAGGTGCTGGAACAGGTGCCCGGACTTAACATACTGGATGATGAACCGCAAATCCGCGGTGGCAGCGGCTTCGCATTTGGTGTTGGCACACGCGTGTTATCCATGATCGACGGCATTCCCATCATTACCGGCGATGCCGGCAAGACCAACTGGAGTTTCATTCCCATAGAAAATCTTAACCAGGTGGAAGTGATTAAAGGCGCTGCTTCCGTGCTGTATGGCTCCTCTGCACTCAGCGGCACCATCAATTTTCTCACTGCTTATCCAACAGCGCCGCATGAAACAAAGATCCGTTTGTACTCAGGATTTTACAGTGCTCCTTCCAATGCTGCTGCCAAATGGTGGAATGGTGCCGCGAATTATTCAGGCCTTAACATGAGTCATGCCATCAAGACAAAGCTCTTTGATGTAATGCTTGGCGGCCAGCTTTTATATGATCATAATTATATCGGCCCGCCGGTGGTTGATCCTTCACTTCCCTTTTCACAGGACAGCCTCAGCAACAGTGATATCGGCGACCGTTCCGGCAGGTTCAATTTTAATTTCCGTTACCGGCCCGCCAACGTGGATGGATTATCAATGGGGCTGAACGGCAATGTGATGCTCGAACATTCCAACTTCTCGCTCGTGTGGGGCGACGACAGCGCAAAAATTTACCGTGCTTTTCCTTCCACACTCACTATCTCCGATTCATGGCAGTTCTATCTCGATCCCTTTATCACTTACTACAAGCCATCCGGCCTGCGGCACCAGGCGAAGGCACGTATCTATTTTACCAACAGTGATAATTCCAATTCGCAATCCACGAGTTCTGAAAATTATTATGCCGAATACAATGTCTCCAAAGCACTCGCTGATATTGGTGCGATGCATTTTACGGCCGGATTTGTTACCAATCAGTCTTATGTGCATGCCGAATTGTATTCCAGCAGCGGTCTGCCCGACAATCACCTGCAGAACTACGCACTGTTTGTGCAGCTTGATAAAAAATTCTGGGACGTGCTGAATATCTCGGCCGGTTTCCGTGGTGAATATTTCCAGATAAATGCCACGGAAAATACGGTGAAGCCCATCGTGCGTGCCGGGCTCAACCTGCAGCTGGCCAAGAAATCATTTCTCCGCTTTTCCTATGGACAAGGTTACCGTTATCCCACCATCACCGAAAAATATATTAGTACGTCAGTGGGTGGCATTACCATCTTTCCCAATCCTGACCTGCAACCCGAGACAAGCTGGAATGCCGAATTGGGTATCAAGCAGGGATTCCGCATCGCACAGTTCATGGGCTTCGTAGACCTGGCTACCTTTTGGCAGGAATATTTTAACACCATTGAATACAACTATGCTTTATGGGAACCACAGCTGGCAGGTTTTAAATTCGTAAATACCGGTCATACGAGAGTGCGTGGCATTGAGTTATCGCTGAGCGGCGATGGACAACTTTCACAGGCCGTAGGACTCACGGTGATGGCCGGTTATACTTACACGCTGCCACAGGCTGTGGAACCACATTTTGAGTATGCCTATGATAATCCGTCGGAAGGCTTCATACCAAAGCCACTGAGCTATGTTTCCACCAGTTCCGACACCACCAATTATATTCTGAAGTACCGCTTCCAGCACATCTTTAAAGTAGATGCGGAAGTATCCTGGAAATCATTTGCACTGGGCGCCAGCGAACGTTACTACAGCTTCATGCAAAATATTGATCAGACTTTCTTCGACCTTGATCGTCCAGGATTGTTGCCAACCGGTATCACTAACTACCGTGAAGTGCATAACGGCGGAACCTGGGTGATGGATATGCGCCTCGGCTATATCATTAAGAAAAACTACCGCATAGCGATTGTAGCCAGTAATATTTTCAACAAAGAATATTCATTGCGCCCGGTGAAAATTGAATCCATGCGGACTATCGCATTGCAACTGAGAGCAGATATCTGA
- a CDS encoding PCMD domain-containing protein: MIKQLLCLLCSTAVFFMILSTPVAVNAQNPTPNAGFEDWTLTNLFNTSFYVPNSWDNLDSASAFIGFLTCLQTTDKHSGNFAVKLVTTAVTSINDTVNGIVTTGQLIITPPYGIQGGIPYHERPDSIAGWMKYTPVGGDSTQIQFDLLANNGDTIGTALAKIGATITSYTRFTAPVKYKSAATPDVSRWMISSSNGYKAMPGSTLLIDDLSLLFTTGIHTIESSSGMQLINSLVTNEIILSNPKHLEGQLLLYNAMGALVATFPVKQSSEQIRLLHLENGIYFCQVKSHECASLLRRKIIVQQ; this comes from the coding sequence ATGATCAAACAATTACTTTGCCTGCTTTGCAGCACGGCTGTATTTTTTATGATACTGAGTACACCAGTTGCTGTCAACGCACAAAATCCAACGCCCAATGCCGGCTTCGAAGACTGGACGCTCACCAATTTATTCAACACCAGTTTTTATGTACCCAACAGCTGGGATAATCTTGATTCCGCCTCCGCCTTCATCGGCTTTCTCACCTGCCTGCAGACAACTGACAAGCACAGCGGAAATTTTGCTGTTAAATTGGTGACCACTGCTGTAACAAGCATCAATGATACGGTAAATGGCATCGTAACAACCGGCCAGCTTATCATCACACCGCCGTATGGCATACAGGGCGGCATTCCCTACCATGAACGCCCCGACAGTATTGCCGGCTGGATGAAATACACTCCTGTTGGCGGAGATTCAACGCAGATTCAGTTCGACCTGCTGGCCAATAATGGCGATACCATTGGCACTGCACTGGCAAAAATCGGTGCAACAATAACGAGCTACACACGGTTTACCGCGCCGGTGAAATATAAATCCGCTGCAACGCCCGATGTATCACGGTGGATGATCTCTTCCAGCAACGGTTACAAAGCGATGCCCGGAAGCACTTTGCTCATTGATGATCTTTCCCTGCTTTTCACTACGGGCATTCACACGATAGAAAGCAGCTCTGGCATGCAGCTCATCAATTCGCTGGTAACCAATGAAATCATCCTTTCCAATCCTAAACATCTCGAAGGCCAGCTGTTGCTTTATAATGCCATGGGTGCATTGGTTGCAACATTTCCTGTTAAGCAGTCATCCGAACAAATCCGGCTCCTGCATTTAGAAAATGGAATCTACTTCTGCCAGGTCAAGAGCCACGAATGCGCCAGCCTGCTCCGCAGGAAAATCATCGTGCAACAATAA
- a CDS encoding aminotransferase class V-fold PLP-dependent enzyme translates to MIRNQLEALEKISRQLEPVAGKREAVRKKVIDYTEGFINHIESIKAFELQDDTVTNLFSFPVAEDPVDIEAVISLLKNHVDHTGLNPASGGHLGYIPGGGIYYAALGDYLADVFNRYAGVYFAGPGAVQMENMLIQWMADLVGYPREAAGNLTSGGSIANLMGIVCARDASQIKARDFEKAVIYLTAQVHHSVEKAIRIAGLRECIIRIVPVDENYRMKADDLERMIVLDKTSRLLPFLVVASAGTTDTGAIDPLDATGYIAKKHELWFHVDAAYGGFFKLTAEGNEKLKGIEQADTLVIDPHKSLFLPYGTGVMLAKNRSQLQASHHYFANYMQDALQATAEISPADISPELTKHFRGLRMWLPLKLLGVKPFRACLEEKLLLAKYFYEAVQQLGFEVGPPPQLSVVTYRYIPKNGDANTYNKELLEAVQQDGRVFISSTILDGRFTLRAAIVSFRTHLSTIDLLLSVLQENVKRLNAR, encoded by the coding sequence ATGATCCGTAATCAACTTGAGGCACTTGAAAAAATTTCGCGTCAGCTGGAGCCTGTTGCAGGCAAACGTGAAGCAGTGCGGAAAAAAGTGATAGACTATACGGAGGGTTTTATCAATCATATTGAATCCATCAAAGCATTTGAGCTGCAGGATGATACCGTAACAAACTTATTCTCCTTTCCTGTTGCCGAAGATCCGGTTGATATCGAAGCCGTCATTTCATTGCTGAAAAATCATGTGGATCACACCGGCCTCAATCCTGCTTCCGGTGGTCACCTCGGATATATTCCGGGTGGCGGCATTTACTACGCCGCACTCGGCGACTACCTCGCTGATGTTTTTAACCGGTATGCCGGTGTTTACTTCGCAGGCCCGGGTGCTGTGCAGATGGAAAACATGCTCATTCAATGGATGGCAGACCTCGTTGGCTATCCGAGGGAAGCCGCCGGTAACCTCACCTCCGGTGGCAGCATCGCCAACCTGATGGGCATTGTTTGTGCCCGTGATGCATCACAAATCAAGGCACGTGATTTTGAGAAGGCGGTGATTTACCTCACAGCGCAGGTGCACCATTCAGTGGAGAAAGCCATTCGAATCGCAGGGCTCCGAGAATGTATCATCCGCATTGTGCCGGTAGATGAAAATTACCGGATGAAAGCGGATGATCTCGAACGGATGATTGTGCTGGATAAAACAAGCAGGTTGCTCCCTTTCCTGGTGGTCGCTTCCGCAGGCACTACAGATACCGGTGCCATCGACCCGCTCGATGCCACAGGCTACATCGCTAAAAAACATGAGCTGTGGTTTCATGTTGATGCTGCCTATGGCGGATTCTTCAAACTCACCGCAGAGGGAAATGAAAAACTGAAAGGCATTGAACAAGCCGATACCCTGGTGATCGATCCGCATAAATCATTATTTCTTCCTTACGGCACCGGCGTTATGCTGGCAAAAAACCGCAGTCAGCTGCAGGCTTCCCATCATTATTTTGCCAACTACATGCAGGATGCTTTGCAGGCAACGGCAGAAATTTCGCCGGCTGATATTTCGCCTGAACTCACCAAACATTTCAGGGGCCTTCGCATGTGGCTGCCGCTGAAATTGCTGGGCGTGAAACCATTTCGTGCATGCCTGGAAGAAAAATTATTGCTGGCGAAATATTTCTACGAAGCAGTGCAGCAGCTTGGATTTGAAGTGGGTCCGCCGCCACAGCTGTCTGTTGTCACTTATCGTTACATACCCAAAAACGGCGATGCGAATACGTATAACAAAGAATTGCTCGAAGCAGTGCAGCAAGACGGACGCGTCTTTATCTCATCCACCATTTTAGATGGCAGGTTTACGCTGCGCGCTGCCATTGTTTCTTTCAGAACACATCTGTCAACCATTGATCTCCTGTTGTCAGTGCTGCAGGAAAATGTAAAACGGCTCAATGCCAGGTGA
- a CDS encoding NAD-dependent epimerase/dehydratase family protein, whose amino-acid sequence MQTKKYFVTGATGFVGGKMVRLLRAKNHDVVALVRNPAKATDLSDIGITVAEGDVTEKESMREPMKDCDGVFHIAGWYKVGVRDKTPGQQINVKGTRNVLELMQELQIPKGVYTSTLAVNSDSHGELRDESFHFTGRHLSEYDRTKAMAHAIADEFIRNGLPLVIVMPGLIYGPGDTSMSGNSMRSYLRKKLPMLPKQTAYSWAHVDDIVNAHWLAMDRGRTGETYIICGPPHTLEAAYHLAEKITGIKTPLFVSPKLLSVSSAMAAVAEKLIALPELYSAETLRVAAGHTYLGNNSKAIQELGYAPRPLETGLKETLLYEMKEMGLKPKDA is encoded by the coding sequence ATGCAGACTAAAAAATACTTCGTAACAGGTGCTACCGGTTTTGTAGGCGGGAAAATGGTTCGTTTGCTGCGTGCCAAAAATCATGATGTTGTCGCTCTTGTCCGCAACCCCGCCAAAGCAACTGATTTAAGCGATATCGGTATTACTGTGGCGGAAGGTGATGTGACCGAAAAGGAAAGCATGCGTGAACCCATGAAGGATTGCGATGGTGTATTTCATATTGCAGGCTGGTACAAGGTAGGTGTACGCGATAAAACGCCGGGGCAGCAGATTAATGTTAAAGGCACGCGCAACGTGCTGGAACTGATGCAGGAACTGCAAATTCCAAAAGGTGTTTATACCAGTACGCTCGCTGTCAATTCCGATTCGCACGGAGAACTGCGCGATGAATCATTTCATTTTACCGGCAGGCATCTCAGTGAATACGACCGCACAAAAGCCATGGCACATGCTATTGCAGATGAATTTATCCGGAACGGTTTACCATTAGTTATTGTCATGCCGGGGCTGATATACGGGCCCGGTGATACCAGCATGAGTGGAAATTCAATGCGCAGCTACCTGCGTAAAAAATTACCGATGCTTCCGAAACAAACTGCTTATTCCTGGGCGCATGTGGATGATATCGTGAACGCACACTGGCTGGCAATGGACAGAGGAAGGACAGGCGAAACCTATATCATCTGCGGGCCACCACACACGCTGGAAGCGGCATACCATCTTGCAGAAAAAATTACCGGCATCAAGACACCGTTGTTTGTTTCTCCCAAACTGTTATCGGTATCATCGGCTATGGCTGCCGTAGCTGAAAAATTAATAGCATTGCCTGAATTATATTCCGCTGAAACATTGCGGGTGGCCGCAGGACATACATACCTCGGTAATAATTCAAAAGCCATACAGGAGTTAGGTTATGCACCTCGTCCGCTGGAAACCGGGTTGAAAGAAACCCTGCTGTATGAAATGAAAGAGATGGGATTAAAACCAAAAGATGCATGA